In Helianthus annuus cultivar XRQ/B chromosome 3, HanXRQr2.0-SUNRISE, whole genome shotgun sequence, a single window of DNA contains:
- the LOC110932434 gene encoding uncharacterized protein LOC110932434 — protein MENNPASAVIPTPKPLHPVYSVTHIQNKVRVLDGEKVTYSDWVKLFRLHAHAYEVLSHIDGTKPPAKSDPTYESWSKIDAIVLQWILGTLSDSYVKRVIEHVGTSQHIGTAQQAWDRLHTDLADQLNDVDHPVTESRLVLQMVTGLPQEYDTVASFITQADESWDDARDMIEREQRRQAA, from the exons ATGGAAAACAATCCAGCCTCGGCAGTCATTCCCACACCAAAACCTCTTCATCCAGTCTACTCAGTCACCCATATCCAAAACAAAGTGCGTGTTCTTGATGGCGAGAAGGTGACCTATTCGGATTGGGTCAAACTTTTTCGCCTTCATGCCCATGCCTATGAAGTTTTATCCCACATTGACGGCACCAAACCCCCTGCAAAATCCGACCCGACTTACGAGTCGTGGTCCAAAATTGACGCCATTGTCCTTCAATGGATCCTTGGCACTTTATCCGACTCCTATGTGAAGCGTGTCATCGAACATGTTGGCACGTCACAACACATTGGAACGGCACAACAAGCATGGGATCGCCTTCATACC GATCTGGCCGATCAActaaatgatgttgatcatccgGTTACCGAGTCTCGACTCGTTCTTCAGATGGTAACCGGCTTACCACAGGAATACGACACGGTTGCCTCCTTTATCACTCAAGCTGATGAATCGTGGGATGATGCTCGCGACATGATTGAAAGAGAACAACGTCGTCAAGCAGCCTGA